The Streptococcus mitis genomic sequence TTTCAATCGCAGCATCGAGGATTTCTGGTTCATCGATGAACATACATTTGACAATTTCTTTGTCAGCCATTTCTTCAGGAGTGCGGTAGAAAATCGGCATGCTGACGAGGGTTGATTCGTGCACAGTGTATTTTCCGATATTGCGATTGGCTGTGTAGATGCCGTCCTTGGTAATAGCGTGCATGTGGACACCGAGCTTACGACTGAGAAATTCTATATCAAGATAATCCTCATAGGTCAAGGATTCGCTGATAATCTCATGTCCTGTAGCAGTTTCTTGGACAAGGGCACCATTGAAGGTCACAACATAGTCACCCTCGTCTCTCAACTGCAAGTCGTCCAGAAGTTTGGCAACACCTGCGATAGGGCGACCAGTTGCAATGACGACTTTGACACCAGCTTCTTTGGCATCTTGGATGGCAGAAAAGACTTCAGGAGTGATTTCCTTTTGGCTGTTAACTAGGGTTCCGTCGATATCGACGGCGATTAGTTTAATACTCATAAATTTCCTCTTCTAGTTTTTATTTGGGGTAAAATGATCGTTCTCAATCAAGTGTAAAAATTGCTGGGTAATGCTTGCGAAGATACTGTTTTGGTCCAACATTTCTTTTGGAAAATAAAAGCGATTATCTCCGTGACGACTGCCAGCAAGGGATTGGACGATAGGAGACAGGCTAGAGAGTTCGGCCAGTTCTCCATTTTTTTGTAAAATCTCAATCTGTGTCCGTGGATTTTCAGATTCGGGACGATAGATATCATAAGGGAGGTCAAAGTTCTTATGAATGGCAGTATAGTAGTCGGGATCAAAGCCGATGTCTTCAACCAATTTTCTCATGCTAGCGAGTTTGTCTTGGTCTTCTTGTGAAAAAGTAATGGATTTAAAGACCTTGCGGTTGACAAAGCGTTGCGACAAGTCTGCGAGAATCTTGTCAGGACTGGTCATCCAGAGCTGGAAGTAGGTGTTCATCACACCATCATCCAGAGCCAGATAGTCAGATAAAGTTACATTTTTTTCGAAGAAAGGCAGGAGATGTGGAGAAGTTCGTGCAAAGAAATCCTTGTCCTTAGGATAGAGTTCCTTGGCGCGCTTGAGGAGATTCTGTAGGAGAACTTCCATAGCGCGTGTTGCAGGGTGGAAATAAACCTGCATATACATCTGATAGCGACTGAGGACATAGTCTTCGATGGCGTGCATGCCATTGCGTTGAAAGGCAATACCATTTTCGACAGGACGAATGACTCGGAGTATGCGAGTTAGGTCAAATTCCCCATAGGATGCTCCTGTAAAATAGGAGTCGCGCAAGAGATAGTCCATGCGGTCTGCATCAATCTGACTAGAAATGAGTTGCACGACCTGCTTGTTAGGATAGGTATGGTCGATGACACTGGCTACCTTTTCTGGAAAATCTGGCGCCACTTGTAGAAGAACTTGGTGAATCTCCGTTTCAGGACTTTGGATAATCTCCTGAGTAATAGCTTCGTGGTCTGTATCAAAGAGATTTTCAAAAGTATGGGAGTAGGCACCATGTCCAAGGTCATGTAGGAGAGCAGCGGTCATGGTCAAGAGAGACTCGGCAGGATTCCATTCTTCAGGATATTTTTCTACAAAAATCTCTGTGATACGTCGTGCAATTTCATAGACTCCTAGACAGTGAGAGAAGCGACTGTGTTCTCCACCGTGGAAGGTATAACTGGAAGTTCCCAGTTGCTTGATTCGACGCAAACGCTGAAATTCTTTTGTATTAATCAAGTCATAGATGATTTGATTATTGACATGGATGTAGTTGTGAACTGGGTCACGGAATACTTTTTCGTTCATATGACCATTATAGCAAAATCCTGCTCTTTTTGGTAAAATAGTAGGACAAGAGACAAGAAAGAGGACTTGATGTGAAGATTCGGATGCGAAATAGGATTCAGTTTGATGAGCAGTTGGAAGTGATTGACCAACTCTATGATGTGGAAGTGCATGAAAAAGGAGATTATAGCTACCTGCTTTTCTATAATGAGGAAAAGGAAAAAGTGGTTATTAAATTTCATGGTCAAGAACTGGTGATGAGCCGATTTTCTAATCCCAAGACCATTATGCGATTTTTAAAGGATAGTGATAGTTTAGCCTATATTCCCACACCTATGGGCATGCAGGAGTTTATCATCCAAACGAGCCATTATCAAGTTGATGGGCAAAAGATTGAACTAGATTATCAACTACAAAATCAAGAGGGACATCCCTTTGCCAGCTATCAATTGGAAATTACTTGGTGCTAGTCTCTTGTTTTTTTCAAATTTTTGCTAGCTATCTTCTCGGATTAGCCTGCTAATGTGGTAGATTAGGCTAATTTTTGGTATAATAAAAGTTATGGAAATTGAAAAAACCAATCGTATGAATGCGCTCTTTGAATTTTATGCGGCGCTTTTGACAGATAAGCAAATGAATTATATCGAGCTCTACTACGCTGATGATTACAGCCTTGCTGAAATTGCCGAGGAGTTCGGTGTCAGTCGTCAGGCTGTCTATGATAATATCAAGCGGACGGAAAAGATTCTGGAAGATTATGAGATGAAATTGCACATGTACTCGGACTACATTGTCCGCAGTCAGATTTTTGACCAGATTTTGGAGCGCTATCCCAAGGATGACTTTCTGCAGGAGCAGATAGAAATTTTAACAAGCATTGATAATAGAGAATAAGAGGAAGAAAAATGGCATTTGAAAGTTTAACAGAACGTTTGCAGAACGTCTTTAAAAATCTACGTAAAAAAGGAAAAATCTCTGAAGCTGATGTCCAAGAGGCAACCAAAGAAATTCGCTTGGCCTTGCTTGAGGCCGACGTTGCCTTGCCTGTTGTAAAGGACTTTATCAAGAAAGTTCGTGAGCGTGCAGTCGGGCATGAGGTCATTGATACCCTAAATCCTGCGCAACAAATTATTAAAATCGTTGATGAGGAATTGACGGCTGTTTTGGGTTCTGATACGGCTGAGATTATCAAGTCACCAAAGATTCCTACCATCATCATGATGGTTGGTTTGCAGGGGGCTGGTAAAACAACCTTTGCAGGTAAATTGGCTAACAAACTCAAGAAGGAAGAAAATGCACGTCCTTTGATGATTGCAGCGGATATTTACCGTCCTGCGGCCATTGATCAGTTGAAGACGCTTGGACAACAGATTGATGTTCCTGTATTTGCACTTGGAACGGAAGTACCAGCTGTTGAGATTGTTCGTCAAGGTTTGGAACAAGCCCAAGCCAATCATAATGACTATGTCTTGATTGATACGGCAGGTCGTTTGCAGATTGATGAGCTTTTGATGAATGAGCTTCGTGACGTGAAAGCATTGGCTCAACCAAACGAAATTCTGCTCGTCGTTGATGCCATGATTGGTCAAGAAGCTGCCAATGTTGCGCGTGAGTTTAATGCTCAGTTGGAAGTGACTGGGGTTATCCTTACTAAGATTGATGGGGACACTCGTGGTGGTGCTGCTCTATCTGTTCGTCACATTACTGGAAAACCAATCAAGTTTACTGGTACAGGTGAAAAGATTACGGACATTGAAACCTTCCACCCAGACCGCATGTCTAGCCGTATCCTTGGCATGGGGGATATGCTCACTCTGATTGAGAAAGCTTCTCAGGAATACGATGAGCAAAAAGCCCTTGAAATGGCTGAGAAGATGCGTGAAAACACCTTTGATTTCAATGATTTCATTGATCAGTTGGATCAGGTACAAAACATGGGGCCAATGGAAGACTTGCTCAAGATGATTCCAGGTATGGCTAACAACCCAGCCCTTCAAAACATGAAGGTAGATGAGCGTCAGATTGCTCGTAAACGTGCCATTGTGTCTTCCATGACACCTGAAGAACGTGAAAACCCAGATTTGTTAAATCCAAGCCGTCGCCGTCGTATTGCCGCAGGTTCTGGAAATACTTTTGTAGAAGTCAATAAATTCATCAAAGACTTTAACCAGGCTAAACAGCTCATGCAGGGTGTCATGTCTGGGGATATGAACAAAATGATGAAGCAAATGGGGATCAATCCAAACAACCTTCCTAAAAATATGCCAAATATGGGAGGAATGGATATGTCTGCCCTTGAAGGAATGATGGGACAAGGTGGGATGCCTGACTTGTCAGCTCTCGGAGGGGCAGGAATGCCAGATATGAGCCAGATGTTTGGTGGAGGACTCAAAGGTAAAATCGGTGAATTTGCCATGAAACAGTCTATGAAACGTATGGCTAACAAAATGAAAAAAGCGAAGAAGAAACGTAAGTAAGACAAAGGAAGGCCGCAGAGCTTTCCTTTTTTAGAAAGAAGAAAAATGAGCACTTCCGTAATTGGAAATGCTCGTTTTTTGATATGTTTAGACTTTTAGTCTTTATTTTCGTATGGCAAGATTAAGTTCAAAATAATTCCTGTCATGGCTGATAGGGCAGTACCTGAAAGGGTAACTGGACCAATTTTAAGGATAGCTCCTCCAAGTCCAAGTACCAACATAGCACTTGCGATGATTAGGTTACGCATTTGACTGAAGTCAACACGTTCTTTAATCAAGACTTTCAAACCGTTGCTGGCGATAACCCCATAGAGAAGGATTGACATACCACCAAGTACAGCGTTTGGAATAGTTGAAATCAAGGCAGTGAATTTACCAAGGAAGCTAAGGGCAATCGCGATAAAGGCAGCGTTACGGATAACTGAGACAGAAGCGATACGAGTCATACCGATAACCCCTGTGTTTTCTCCATAAGTTGTATTGGCTGGTCCACCAAGGAAGGCAGAAACTGAAGTTGCGATACCGTCACCAAGAAGAGTACGGTGAAGACCTGGTTCTTTCAAGAATTGACGGCCACAGATTTGACCCAAAACAGTATGGTCTCCAATATGTTCAGAAATTGTTACGATAGCGATTGGCAAGATAGCGATGGTTTCTGGACCAAAGTAAAGATTGTATTCTTTAAAGGCACCACCTGTGCTAAATGGCAAGTAGAAACCAGGGATTTCAAACCAGTTAGCTTTAAGAACTGGTGTAAAGTCAACCAAGCCAAGGGTTAGTGCGAAGAGGTAACCACCGATAATGGCAAAGAGGAATGGAATGATTCGTAGGAAGCCTTTTCCCTTTGTATTGATAAAGGCAGCAATCAAGAAAGTAACAACGGCTACAAGAGCATTTTTCCAATTTCCATCCGCTACAAGACCAGCGTTAGTAACAGCTGAACCTGCAAGCCCAAGACCGATAACGATGATCATAGGACCGATGATGATTGGTGGCAAGAGTTTATCAATCCATTTTGTACCCGCAAAACGAACACTTGCAGCCACAAGGACATAGATAAAACCTGTAAGGATAACCCCTGTTTGTGCAGCTGATACATCCCCTCCTAGTTCCTTCATAGCTAGGGACATAGCTGTGATAAAGGCGAATGATGACCCTAGATAAACTGGAACTCTAAAACCAGTTGAGATCATGTAGATGAGTGTTCCAACACCTGAAGCAAAAAGGGCAACAGATACAGGCATTCCCAAAATCAAGGGTACCAAGATGGTCGCACCAAACATGGCGAAAACGTGTTGGAAGCTAAGGAGAATTCCTTTTCCAGCTGAAGGACGTTGGTCAACGTCTAGTAACAAATCAACAGTTGATTCTTGTTTCATATAAACCTCACTTTTGGGCATCAAAAAAGAGCCCATTATTTTACAGCAATAGGCCCTCAGAGTAAGACTTCTCTAAAATCTAGACTTTAAAGAGTTTCAAGTATTTCTGCGTCTTCGTCACCTCACGGGATGACATTAAAAACCTTTGCTTGTGATAGTATAGCAGAAATTCCGAACTTTGTAAACATTTTTTACTAAAAAATTTAAAGCGGGCGTTTGTTGGGCATGCCAGCCTTTCTTGGATATTTATTTGGTGTTTCTTTTTTCTTTTCTACCACTGTGATGTAACGTGGATCTCCATTTGGTAGGGCGTAGCTGAGATTGTCTTCTACTTTACTAAAAAGGAGGTTGAGGGCATTCTTAGCTTCTAATAATTCCTCAGGAGCATTGCTAGCCTTGAGTGCCAATAGTTTTCCGCCAACTTTAAGGTAGGGAATAGTTAATTCAGATAGGACTTGCATACGGGCAACCGCACGAGCCGTTACAAAATCATACTGAGCACGGAAGTTTTTGTCTTGGGCCAAGTCTTCTGCACGTCCATGGTAGAAATGAACACCGTCCAAATCCAGTTCTTGAGCCAAAAGTTGGAGGAAGTTGATGCGCTTGTTGAGAGAATCAATGATGGTCACACCTAACTGAGGATAGAGGATTTTCATTGGTAGACTAGGAAATCCTGCCCCAGCTCCAATATCAAGCAATTTGATAGTTTCATTGGGAATCAAGCCTTGCAGAATAGGTGCAATCGAATCGTAAAAATGTTTGAGATAAACTTCTTCCTTGTCCGTAATGGCTGTTAAATTAATCTTTTCATTCCACTCGACCAAGAGCTCAAAATAGCGTTCAAATTGTTTTTTTTGCTGGTCCGAAAGTGGAAGGTTCTGCTCGGCAAGCAAGTTGTAAAATGTTTCTGGTTTCATAGTTTTTTCCTTCTTTAGTATCATCTTATTTTACCACAATCATTAAAAATTTGATATACTGGTACTAATCTAAAAGCAGAAAGGACTTATATAATGACTTGGATTATTCTTGGAGTTATCGCTCTTGTTGTTATTTTTGTGATTGTTAGCTATAACGGTTTGGTTAAGAATCGTATGCAAACAAAGGAGGCTTGGAGTCAGATTGATGTTCAGTTGAAACGTCGAAATGACCTCTTGCCAAACTTGATTGAGACTGTAAAAGGTTATGCCAAATATGAAGGTTCTACCCTTGAAAAGGTGGCAGAACTACGTAACCAAGTTGCGGCAGCGACTTCACCAGCAGAAGCTATGAAAGCTAGTGATGCACTTACTCGTCAGGTTTCAGGTATTTTTGCAGTTGCAGAAAGCTATCCAGATTTGAAAGCTAGTGCAAACTTTGTTAAATTGCAAGAGGAGTTGACAAATACAGAAAATAAAATTTCTTACTCTCGTCAACTCTACAACAGTGTTGTCAGCAACTACAATGTAAAATTAGAAACTTTCCCAAGCAATATTATCGCTGGGATGTTTGGATTTAAAGCAGCAGATTTCCTTCAAACTCCAGATGAGGAAAAGGTAGTACCTAAAGTTGATTTTAGCGGTTTAGGTGACTAAGATGTTGTTTGATCAAATTGCAAGCAATAAACGAAAAACGTGGATTTTGTTGCTGGTATTTTTCCTACTCTTAGCTCTTGTTGGCTATGCGGTTGGTTACCTCTTTATGCGATCTGGGATTGGTGGATTGGTTATCGCACTGATTATCGGCTTTATCTATGCCTTGTCCATGATTTTTCAATCGACAGAGATCGTCATGTCCATGAATGGAGCGCGTGAGGTGGATGAACAAACGGCACCAGACCTCTACCATGTAGTGGAAGATATGGCTATGGTGGCTCAGATTCCTATGCCTCGTGTTTTCATCATTGATGATCCAGCCTTAAATGCCTTTGCGACAGGTTCTAACCCTCAAAACGCAGCGGTTGCTGCGACGTCAGGTCTCCTAGCTATCATGAATCGTGAAGAACTAGAAGCTGTTATGGGACATGAAGTCAGTCATATTCGTAATTACGATATCCGTATTTCGACTATTGCTGTTGCCCTTGCTAGTGCTATCACCATGCTTTCTAGTATGGCCGGTCGTATGATGTGGTGGGGTGGAGCAGGTCGAAGACGAAGTGATGATGACCGAGATGGAAATGGCTTAGAAATCATTATGCTCGTAGTTTCTCTACTAGCTATTGTGCTGGCACCTCTTGCTGCCACCTTGGTACAACTAGCTATTTCTCGTCAGAGGGAATTCCTTGCTGATGCTTCCAGTGTCGAGTTGACTCGTAATCCTCAAGGGATGATTAATGCTCTATGTAAGTTGGATAATAGTAAACCGATGAGTCGTCCTGTCGATGATGCCAGCAGTGCACTTTATATCAATGATCCCAAGAAAGGGGGAGGGTTCCAAAAACTCTTTTATACCCACCCACCTATCTCAGAACGGATTGAACGTTTAAAACATATGTAAAAAAGAATCCAGAGGTTGTCTCTGGATTTTTGCTATGTTGCAAATTTATAAATCTTCTAAATTAACTACCTCCAGACCGTGTTCTGTTAAGCGATAGATGATTGAACAGACCTCTTTTAAGAAACGACGGTCATGCGAAACAGTGATGAGACCGCCTGGATACGTAGCAAAGAGTTTTCTGATTTGGGGTTGAGAAGTGGGAGAAAAGTTTCGTGTAGGTTCATCCAGCAGGAGAAAGTTTGGTTTGCGCAAGACTAAATCCAAAAGCAGGAGTTTACCCTGTTGCCCGCCAGATAAGGAGCAAATTTGATGCTGCATTTCCGGATAACTGAAATTGAGACTAGCTAGATGAGATTGGATTTTCTGAAGTTCCTCTTTTTCCCCAGTTTTACTTAGATAGTCTACTGGAGATAGCTCCAATTGTAGTTTTTTGTGATAATCTTGTGGCATAATACCAAGCGAAATTTCTCTTTTGGCGCTAAGCAGTTGTTGAAACTTGGCTAGCAGAGTCGATTTTCCAACACCATTTGGACCTATGATACCGATTTTTTCTTGGCCATGGACAGTTAGTTGTAGTTCCTGAGCCAAAACACGGTCGTCAATGGCCAAGTTTTCCTTTTCCAGTTGGATTAAGACTTTAGAGGCCGGTAATGGTTGTATGTCTGAGAAGAAAAGTCTGATTTCTTCCTCTTCAAGTGGCTTTTGGGTCATGGACTGAGCTGTCTTTTCAAAGCGTTTTTCTTGAGAGAGGACATTTTTCATCTTTTTAGCCAATAGGCGACCGGCAGTACTGTCTTTGGTAGCTCGAAGCGTAGTTTCTACATTTTGCTTGACTCGCCGATGTTTTTCCATGGTTTTATCGTAGGCTCTTTGGTCGTTAGCAGCTTGCTGGCTTTGTCTGACAAAATTAGCCTTTCTCTGCTCACTATAGCGATCATAGTCTAAATGCTCTACTAGCGTTTCTGCTTCTTTCCGGTGCTTGACCAGTCGCAAGTGGACAATGGTATCAGCCGTTTCAGAAAGAAAGTCTTCATCATGGGAAATGAAAATAACGGTTTGCTGAATCTTTCGAATCTGACCTTTTAGCCAATCAACCGTCTCAAGGTCTAGGTCATTTGAAGGTTCATCTAAAAATAAAATCTCAAAGGGTTTGGCTAACTCATGGATGAGCTGAATTTTCAAAGCTTCGCCACCGGAGAGGCTCCCGATCTCTTGGTCGCTTGCGAAACGATCACTATCAAAATGCAACTCTTCAGCTAAGCGATAAAGGATACTGTAGTCTAAATCAATAGAATCTAAAAAGAAGTAGTCGTGTAGAGATTGTTTTTTCAGCTCCTCGGGGACTTTTTGAGGAATATAGGCCAGTGACTGATAGTCAGACTGGACGTCTCCCTTTATAGTGAAATCATACAAAGCTTCTCCCATTACAATTTTAAGTAAGGTTGATTTGCCATTTCCTTCTTCACCAATAATAGCAACCTTTTCCCCGTCTTGGATAGTGATGGTTAGGTCAGATACAAGATCTCGTAGATCTTTGTTTTGCGTGATGGTCAGGTGATTGATTTTTATCATATTGTTGCCCTTTCTAGAATGTCGATAGTGCATAACAAAAAGCTCTACTTTATCTAGTAGAGCCCAAAGTCACTGTCGAAACTCTATTATCCTCGTTGAAAAACTCGTCAAACTAGCTTGGAGCTGCCTACCCCAACCCAAGAGGAGCATAGCTTTCTAGTTTTTTTATTTTCAATGAGGACAAGATACTAGAAACCTAGTATAAAAAGAGTACACAAAAAGAGACAAAAACAAGATCTACTAAATAAAGTTTCTTTACTTGATAGACTTAGTTGTTCATGTCTCCCTTACCTCCGAGTATTAGTACCTCTATCCTATACCTTTCAGGATATTTTGTCAACAGAAAACCGACAATTCTAATCTCTAGAATCCAAAAACAGGTCCATAAAGAGTTAGTACGTGTTTGACATGATCGTAATGGAACTTGTCATAGTTGCGCCAAGCGGTACGTGCTTGGTCGTTCAGTTTTAGGCTACCGAGGCCTATCAGAAGACTGGTACGTTGGTAAAATTTCTCAAGGTCAATTAAGATACTGTTGTTCAACTTTTCCGCTTTTTTGAGCTCTTTTATAGTAGTGTTTAGCAGCTCTTGTAGTCGAGTATCATCTGCAGTACCCTGTTTGCAGCTTTGGAAACTTTTATTTAACTCGGATAAGAGTTGGGTTGCATTAGTAATGAGTTATTTATCTTCCATGTGAACATCCTCCTTGCTCGGATGTATTATTGCCTATAGTATAGCACTAAAAAACAAAAATGTCATAGTGAATATGTTAAAAAATTGAATTTCAATTATAAAGTTTGCTGTGCTGA encodes the following:
- the yidA gene encoding sugar-phosphatase — protein: MSIKLIAVDIDGTLVNSQKEITPEVFSAIQDAKEAGVKVVIATGRPIAGVAKLLDDLQLRDEGDYVVTFNGALVQETATGHEIISESLTYEDYLDIEFLSRKLGVHMHAITKDGIYTANRNIGKYTVHESTLVSMPIFYRTPEEMADKEIVKCMFIDEPEILDAAIEKIPAEFYERYSINKSAPFYLELLKKNVDKGSAITHLAEKLGLTKDETMAIGDEENDRAMLEVVGNPVVMENGNPEIKKIAKYITKTNDESGVAHAIRTWVL
- a CDS encoding HD domain-containing protein, whose protein sequence is MNEKVFRDPVHNYIHVNNQIIYDLINTKEFQRLRRIKQLGTSSYTFHGGEHSRFSHCLGVYEIARRITEIFVEKYPEEWNPAESLLTMTAALLHDLGHGAYSHTFENLFDTDHEAITQEIIQSPETEIHQVLLQVAPDFPEKVASVIDHTYPNKQVVQLISSQIDADRMDYLLRDSYFTGASYGEFDLTRILRVIRPVENGIAFQRNGMHAIEDYVLSRYQMYMQVYFHPATRAMEVLLQNLLKRAKELYPKDKDFFARTSPHLLPFFEKNVTLSDYLALDDGVMNTYFQLWMTSPDKILADLSQRFVNRKVFKSITFSQEDQDKLASMRKLVEDIGFDPDYYTAIHKNFDLPYDIYRPESENPRTQIEILQKNGELAELSSLSPIVQSLAGSRHGDNRFYFPKEMLDQNSIFASITQQFLHLIENDHFTPNKN
- a CDS encoding DUF1934 domain-containing protein → MKIRMRNRIQFDEQLEVIDQLYDVEVHEKGDYSYLLFYNEEKEKVVIKFHGQELVMSRFSNPKTIMRFLKDSDSLAYIPTPMGMQEFIIQTSHYQVDGQKIELDYQLQNQEGHPFASYQLEITWC
- a CDS encoding putative DNA-binding protein translates to MEIEKTNRMNALFEFYAALLTDKQMNYIELYYADDYSLAEIAEEFGVSRQAVYDNIKRTEKILEDYEMKLHMYSDYIVRSQIFDQILERYPKDDFLQEQIEILTSIDNRE
- the ffh gene encoding signal recognition particle protein: MAFESLTERLQNVFKNLRKKGKISEADVQEATKEIRLALLEADVALPVVKDFIKKVRERAVGHEVIDTLNPAQQIIKIVDEELTAVLGSDTAEIIKSPKIPTIIMMVGLQGAGKTTFAGKLANKLKKEENARPLMIAADIYRPAAIDQLKTLGQQIDVPVFALGTEVPAVEIVRQGLEQAQANHNDYVLIDTAGRLQIDELLMNELRDVKALAQPNEILLVVDAMIGQEAANVAREFNAQLEVTGVILTKIDGDTRGGAALSVRHITGKPIKFTGTGEKITDIETFHPDRMSSRILGMGDMLTLIEKASQEYDEQKALEMAEKMRENTFDFNDFIDQLDQVQNMGPMEDLLKMIPGMANNPALQNMKVDERQIARKRAIVSSMTPEERENPDLLNPSRRRRIAAGSGNTFVEVNKFIKDFNQAKQLMQGVMSGDMNKMMKQMGINPNNLPKNMPNMGGMDMSALEGMMGQGGMPDLSALGGAGMPDMSQMFGGGLKGKIGEFAMKQSMKRMANKMKKAKKKRK
- a CDS encoding uracil-xanthine permease family protein; translation: MKQESTVDLLLDVDQRPSAGKGILLSFQHVFAMFGATILVPLILGMPVSVALFASGVGTLIYMISTGFRVPVYLGSSFAFITAMSLAMKELGGDVSAAQTGVILTGFIYVLVAASVRFAGTKWIDKLLPPIIIGPMIIVIGLGLAGSAVTNAGLVADGNWKNALVAVVTFLIAAFINTKGKGFLRIIPFLFAIIGGYLFALTLGLVDFTPVLKANWFEIPGFYLPFSTGGAFKEYNLYFGPETIAILPIAIVTISEHIGDHTVLGQICGRQFLKEPGLHRTLLGDGIATSVSAFLGGPANTTYGENTGVIGMTRIASVSVIRNAAFIAIALSFLGKFTALISTIPNAVLGGMSILLYGVIASNGLKVLIKERVDFSQMRNLIIASAMLVLGLGGAILKIGPVTLSGTALSAMTGIILNLILPYENKD
- the rsmG gene encoding 16S rRNA (guanine(527)-N(7))-methyltransferase RsmG, with the translated sequence MKPETFYNLLAEQNLPLSDQQKKQFERYFELLVEWNEKINLTAITDKEEVYLKHFYDSIAPILQGLIPNETIKLLDIGAGAGFPSLPMKILYPQLGVTIIDSLNKRINFLQLLAQELDLDGVHFYHGRAEDLAQDKNFRAQYDFVTARAVARMQVLSELTIPYLKVGGKLLALKASNAPEELLEAKNALNLLFSKVEDNLSYALPNGDPRYITVVEKKKETPNKYPRKAGMPNKRPL
- a CDS encoding LemA family protein — encoded protein: MTWIILGVIALVVIFVIVSYNGLVKNRMQTKEAWSQIDVQLKRRNDLLPNLIETVKGYAKYEGSTLEKVAELRNQVAAATSPAEAMKASDALTRQVSGIFAVAESYPDLKASANFVKLQEELTNTENKISYSRQLYNSVVSNYNVKLETFPSNIIAGMFGFKAADFLQTPDEEKVVPKVDFSGLGD
- the htpX gene encoding zinc metalloprotease HtpX, which produces MLFDQIASNKRKTWILLLVFFLLLALVGYAVGYLFMRSGIGGLVIALIIGFIYALSMIFQSTEIVMSMNGAREVDEQTAPDLYHVVEDMAMVAQIPMPRVFIIDDPALNAFATGSNPQNAAVAATSGLLAIMNREELEAVMGHEVSHIRNYDIRISTIAVALASAITMLSSMAGRMMWWGGAGRRRSDDDRDGNGLEIIMLVVSLLAIVLAPLAATLVQLAISRQREFLADASSVELTRNPQGMINALCKLDNSKPMSRPVDDASSALYINDPKKGGGFQKLFYTHPPISERIERLKHM
- a CDS encoding ATP-binding cassette domain-containing protein yields the protein MHYRHSRKGNNMIKINHLTITQNKDLRDLVSDLTITIQDGEKVAIIGEEGNGKSTLLKIVMGEALYDFTIKGDVQSDYQSLAYIPQKVPEELKKQSLHDYFFLDSIDLDYSILYRLAEELHFDSDRFASDQEIGSLSGGEALKIQLIHELAKPFEILFLDEPSNDLDLETVDWLKGQIRKIQQTVIFISHDEDFLSETADTIVHLRLVKHRKEAETLVEHLDYDRYSEQRKANFVRQSQQAANDQRAYDKTMEKHRRVKQNVETTLRATKDSTAGRLLAKKMKNVLSQEKRFEKTAQSMTQKPLEEEEIRLFFSDIQPLPASKVLIQLEKENLAIDDRVLAQELQLTVHGQEKIGIIGPNGVGKSTLLAKFQQLLSAKREISLGIMPQDYHKKLQLELSPVDYLSKTGEKEELQKIQSHLASLNFSYPEMQHQICSLSGGQQGKLLLLDLVLRKPNFLLLDEPTRNFSPTSQPQIRKLFATYPGGLITVSHDRRFLKEVCSIIYRLTEHGLEVVNLEDL
- a CDS encoding helicase BlpT gives rise to the protein MTNATQLLSELNKSFQSCKQGTADDTRLQELLNTTIKELKKAEKLNNSILIDLEKFYQRTSLLIGLGSLKLNDQARTAWRNYDKFHYDHVKHVLTLYGPVFGF